The Pseudomonas nunensis genome includes the window GGCAGGTTGTTGATGAAATGTTGCCCACACAGCAACTGGCCCAAGGGCGAGGTTGGCAGCGTGCTGACGAAGCTCAACGCATGATCAGCCGGATGGTAGGCATAGAGCCCAGGCTCCAGGCCGCTGACGTTTTGTACATGCAGGAAACCTTCACAGGCATTCAAACCTCCGCCCGAAGGGCTGCTGCGGCGTGCGGTCAAACCTTCGGCGACCGTCTCGTCGATATCGTCCTCGCGCTCCTTCAGGTAGCCGAGAGACAGATAGAGCAACGTACTGATATCGCCGAGGGACACTGCTGCGCCGGTGAAAGAGCGGCAGGTCTTACGCTTCACCAGCGCATCGGCCAAGCTGTCGGCCGGTAACCCTGCGGGCGCGGGCAGGCTGATCAGCTCGCTGGTCGGCCGGTGCACGAAATTGGTGTCAGGTGCACTGGAGGTCAATACGTCGTTGCAATGGTCCAGATAATGTCTCGACCATTCATAAATATTCTGTGGGGTATATTCGCAAGGTATGTTCTTGGTGCCGATGTGAAATATCTTTGATAGTTCATCCCAGCCCCATACGTTAGTGTTTTGTATTGAAGTTGTCAGTATTCCAGTGTTCAGGAATTGAGTGTCTATTATATTGAGAGTATCGAACGATTCAGGATTGTCGATCAGTTGTGCAAGTCGGGTTGAATACTCAAGATTCAGTTCGAATTGTTTGTGGCTTCGGTAATCCCAGACGATTTGGCCGGGCGTGCGAGGCAGTATGAATAGATGCGGGTTTATATGCATGGCGGGGCGGTTCACTCTGGACTGGGCCATAGAAAACGCTGGGTAAGCCGGCACTCCCCAGCGTCTCAATTACTTAGCGGGCTTTGGGTGCGACCAGAAAAGCCAGGTTAGCGATTTTGTTGGTTTCCAGAGTAATTGCTTTCATGTGTTGAACTCCTTGTAAGTGATAGTGAGTGCCACTCCTTGGTGACAACTCAATCATAGTTTGTAATGAGTTCTTATCAAGGGGGAATTCAGTAGGAATGTTCCAGTAATTTTGTGGGAGCGATCTTCGAGTCTAAGTTAACTTGTAGGGCTTATTCTTTAGAATCTAAGATGCAGAGAAACTTCCTGCGCGTCAGTAGGACGGCAAGTGTAAGAAATAGAAGAATTCAGGGGAGGTAATCGTCGTTGGAAAGCAAACGGGGAGCCTGCTGGCTCCCCGTCAAACCCGCGTCATCAGCTGTTTGGCAGCAGGCGGCAGGTTATGCTCTTGATATAGCGGGTTTCGGCGATGGCCGGGTGCACCGGGTGATCCGGGCCTTGACCGCCACGTTCCAGCATCTGGATGTTGCGATCCAGGTGACGGGCGCTGGTCAGCAGGATGTTCTGCAGGTCATCTTCCGGCAGGTGCATCGAGCACGAAGCGCTGACCAGGATGCCGTCCTTGCTGAGCAGGCGCATGGCTTGCTCGTTCAGGCGACGGTAGGCGCCTTCACCGTTTTTCATGTCTTTCTTGCGTTTGATGAACGCCGGCGGGTCGGCCACGATCACGTCGAAACGCTCTTCGCTGGCTTTCAGCTCTTTCAGGGCTTCGAACACGTCGCCTTCGATGCAGGTCATTTTCTCGGCGACGCCGTTCAGCGCGGCGTTGCGCTCGACACCGTCGAGGGCGAAGGCCGACGCGTCGACGCAGAACACTTCACTGGCGCCGAACGCGGCGGCTTGCACGCCCCAGCCGCCGATGTAGCTGTATAGGTCGAGGACGCGTTTGCCTTTGGCGTAAGGAGCCAGGCGCGCGCGGTTCATGCGGTGGTCGTAGAACCAGCCGGTTTTCTGGCCCTGGATGACCGGTGCTTCGAATTTCACGCCGTTCTCTTCCAGTGCTACCCACTCCGGCACCAGGCCGAATACGGTTTCGACGTAGCGATTGAGGCCTTCGGCATCACGGGCGGCGGAGTCGTTCTTGAACAGAATGCCGCTTGGCTTGAGCACTTGGGTCAGCGCAGCGATCACGTCTTCTTTATGCGCTTCCATGGTCGCCGAAGCGATCTGTACCACCAGGATGTCGCCGAAACGGTCGACAACCAGGCCAGGCAGCAAGTCGGAATCACCGTAGACCAGACGATAGAACGGCTTGTCGAACAGGCGATCACGCAGGGACAGGGCGACGTTCAGGCGATGCACCAGCAGCGATTTGTCCAGCGGCAACTTGATGTCGCGCGACAGCAGGCGGGCGCAGATCAGGTTGTTCGGGCTCATGGCAACGATGCCCAGCGGTTTGCCGCTGGCGGCTTCGAGGA containing:
- a CDS encoding SagB family peptide dehydrogenase, with the translated sequence MHINPHLFILPRTPGQIVWDYRSHKQFELNLEYSTRLAQLIDNPESFDTLNIIDTQFLNTGILTTSIQNTNVWGWDELSKIFHIGTKNIPCEYTPQNIYEWSRHYLDHCNDVLTSSAPDTNFVHRPTSELISLPAPAGLPADSLADALVKRKTCRSFTGAAVSLGDISTLLYLSLGYLKEREDDIDETVAEGLTARRSSPSGGGLNACEGFLHVQNVSGLEPGLYAYHPADHALSFVSTLPTSPLGQLLCGQHFINNLPVGLFITARFDKLWWKYQHSRAYRMAYVEAGHISQTFQLVATALGLGTWLTGALTDDQVETLLGLEDSAEQPLFFVGCGLSDGQAMCKELKALLNEGPPQ
- a CDS encoding class I SAM-dependent rRNA methyltransferase codes for the protein MSLPSLRLKANADRRLRNGHLWVYSNEIDVAATPLHGFQAGDQAILEAASGKPLGIVAMSPNNLICARLLSRDIKLPLDKSLLVHRLNVALSLRDRLFDKPFYRLVYGDSDLLPGLVVDRFGDILVVQIASATMEAHKEDVIAALTQVLKPSGILFKNDSAARDAEGLNRYVETVFGLVPEWVALEENGVKFEAPVIQGQKTGWFYDHRMNRARLAPYAKGKRVLDLYSYIGGWGVQAAAFGASEVFCVDASAFALDGVERNAALNGVAEKMTCIEGDVFEALKELKASEERFDVIVADPPAFIKRKKDMKNGEGAYRRLNEQAMRLLSKDGILVSASCSMHLPEDDLQNILLTSARHLDRNIQMLERGGQGPDHPVHPAIAETRYIKSITCRLLPNS